Proteins from a genomic interval of Trifolium pratense cultivar HEN17-A07 linkage group LG6, ARS_RC_1.1, whole genome shotgun sequence:
- the LOC123888239 gene encoding putative disease resistance protein RGA3 isoform X1, whose protein sequence is MAELFVFDVADSLLGKLASYAYEEASRAYGVYEDLQEFKDTLSIVRGLLLDAEEKKNQQHAIRDWLRQIQSICSDAEDVLDGFELQDKRKQVVEASGSTSMKVRHFFSSSNPFAFRFKMAQQIKDIRERLDKVASNGTKFGLTTINVSPGLVVQRREMTYPDVDASSVIGRESDREEIIKLLMQPHPQGDGVGDKSMCVIPIVGIGGLGKTTLAKLVFNDKRVDFHLKMWVCVSNAFDIKQIIINIINSISASAPTLTFSHQENINNLDMVQLVSRLRSKLSGQKFLLVLDDMWMDDRAKWIELKDLIKVGAPGSKVMVTTRSNSIASLMGTIPSYVLHGLSMDNSLALFVKSAFEEGEEEKFPNLVEIANEIVKKCLGVPLAVKTLGSSLYSKFDLTKWEFVRDSEIWNLEQKQDDILPALKLSYDQMPSYLRHCFAYFSLYPKGYSFGVNSMLKIWIALGLVESRNGSENLENIAREYIDEFHSRSFLLDYADQGQLFSFKLHDLVHDLALYVAKYECVLVQSHTRNIPNQVRHVSIVEKDSLDLALILTSKQVRTILFPIRGMGLDSASLLETWVSRYKFLRILDLSDSSIDIIPDSIAKLEHLRTLDLSNNSKIKRLPNSICRLQNLQVLLLSGCMELKTLPKGLGNLVSLRKLSITTKQYVLSQNEFASFNYLQTLDFYCCENLKILFDGAHQLTFLETLIVQSCGSLESLPLYCFPKLQTLYLRDCKMLDMSLNNENPIQKLKMKHLYLGEFPRLLTLPRWIVGAADTLETLLIDNFPNLKMLPECLTTMTHLKMLGIRLCTQLLTLPIDIHSLTALEELLIYGCHELGIKCQPQIGEYWSMIAHIKHISIDNHFEGFHYLQDKVYNMMRLEWKRNMLLEGRQKMNCLMQMEKKNVNMKL, encoded by the exons ATGGCTGAATTGTTTGTCTTTGATGTTGCTGATTCACTGCTTGGGAAGCTTGCTTCATATGCTTACGAAGAAGCTTCTCGAGCCTATGGTGTGTATGAAGATCTACAAGAGTTCAAAGATACTTTGTCAATAGTTAGAGGTTTGTTGTTAGACGCAGAGGAGAAGAAGAACCAACAACATGCCATCCGTGACTGGCTAAGGCAGATTCAAAGCATCTGCTCCGATGCTGAAGATGTATTAGATGGATTTGAGTTACAAGACAAACGGAAGCAAGTTGTGGAAGCTTCTGGCAGCACAAGTATGAAGGTACGCCACTTCTTTTCATCCTCTAATCCATTCGCTTTCCGTTTTAAGATGGCACAACAAATCAAAGATATTAGGGAAAGATTGGATAAGGTAGCATCTAATGGGACCAAGTTTGGACTTACAACCATCAACGTTAGTCCAGGACTTGTTGTCCAAAGGAGAGAAATGACTTATCCCGATGTTGATGCTTCAAGTGTCATAGGAAGAGAGAGTGACAGGGAAGAAATTATCAAGCTGTTGATGCAACCACATCCTCAAGGTGATGGTGTTGGTGATAAAAGTATGTGTGTTATTCCCATTGTGGGAATTGGAGGGTTGGGGAAAACCACACTTGCAAAGTTGGTGTTCAATGACAAGAGGGTGGATTTCCATTTGAAGATGTGGGTGTGTGTCTCCAATGCTTTTGACATCAAGCAGATAATTATTAATATCATAAACTCTATTTCTGCTTCAGCCCCAACTCTTACTTTTTCTCACCAAGAAAACATTAACAACTTAGATATGGTGCAGCTTGTAAGTCGTCTGAGATCTAAACTTTCTGGTCAGAAGTTTTTACTCGTGTTAGATGACATGTGGATGGATGATCGTGCAAAATGGATTGagttgaaagatttgataaaAGTTGGGGCACCGGGAAGCAAAGTTATGGTGACAACACGTAGCAATTCAATTGCTTCACTGATGGGCACTATTCCCTCGTATGTTTTACATGGTCTTTCTATGGATAATAGTTTGGCTTTGTTCGTTAAATCAGCATTTGAGGAAGGCGAAGAAGAAAAATTTCCTAATCTAGTGGAGATTGCAAACGAAATTGTGAAAAAATGTCTAGGAGTTCCACTAGCTGTGAAAACATTAGGAAGTTCTCTatattcaaaatttgatttaactAAGTGGGAATTCGTAAGAGATTCAGAAATATGGAATTTAGAACAAAAGCAAGATGATATTTTACCTGCACTAAAATTAAGCTATGATCAAATGCCATCCTATTTGAGACACTGTTTTGCTTATTTTTCCCTATATCCCAAAGGTTATAGCTTCGGTGTGAATAGTATGCTTAAAATTTGGATAGCCCTAGGATTAGTGGAATCCCGTAATGGAAGTGAAAATCTGGAGAATATTGCTAGAGAATATATAGATGAATTCCATTCAAGGTCATTTCTTCTAGATTACGCGGATCAAGGCCAGCTTTTCAGTTTCAAATTACATGATTTGGTGCATGATCTTGCATTGTATGTTGCAAAGTATGAGTGTGTTCTAGTACAGTCCCATACTCGAAATATACCCAACCAAGTGAGGCATGTGTCAATTGTTGAAAAGGATTCACTTGATCTTGCTCTGATTTTAACGTCCAAACAAGTAAGAACTATATTGTTTCCCATTCGTGGAATGGGTCTTGACAGTGCTTCTCTTTTGGAAACATGGGTATCAAGATACAAATTCTTACGGATTTTAGATTTAAGTGATTCTTCGATAGATATTATACCTGATTCAATTGCTAAATTAGAGCACCTGCGCACTCTCGATCTATCTAATAACAGCAAAATCAAAAGACTTCCCAATTCTATTTGCAGGCTCCAAAATTTGCAAGTCTTGTTACTTTCTGGATGTATGGAGCTTAAAACACTACCTAAAGGATTAGGGAACCTGGTCAGCCTTCGAAAACTGTCTATAACGACAAAACAATATGTTCTTTCACAAAATGAATTTGCAAGCTTCAACTATCTTCAAACTTTGGATTTTTATTGttgtgaaaatttgaaaattttgttcGATGGGGCACACCAACTCACTTTCCTTGAAACATTGATTGTTCAATCATGTGGAAGCTTGGAGTCCTTACCTCTTTATTGTTTCCCTAAATTACAGACTTTGTACCTTAGAGACTGTAAGATGTTAGATATGTCGTTGAACAACGAAAATCCAATTCAAAAATTGAAGATGAAACATCTGTATCTTGGTGAATTTCCAAGGCTTCTGACATTGCCGAGATGGATCGTAGGTGCTGCAGACACGTTAGAGACCTTGTTAATTGATAACTTTCCTAATCTTAAGATGCTTCCTGAGTGTCTCACAACAATGACTCATCTTAAGATGCTTGGTATCCGTCTCTGTACTCAATTGTTAACTCTTCCAATTGACATTCATAGCCTCACTGCACTTGAAGAATTGCTCATATATGGTTGTCATGAATTGGGCATAAAATGTCAGCCTCAAATTGGTGAATACTGGTCCATGATTGCTCACATCAAGCACATATCCATTGATAACCACTTTGAAG GTTTTCATTACTTACAGGATAAGGTGTACAATATGATGAGGCTGGAGTGGAAAAGGAATATGTTGCTTGAAGGGAGACAGAAAATGAATTGTTTGATGCAGATGGAGAAGAAGAATGTAAACATGAAACTTTAG
- the LOC123888239 gene encoding putative disease resistance protein RGA3 isoform X2, with product MAELFVFDVADSLLGKLASYAYEEASRAYGVYEDLQEFKDTLSIVRGLLLDAEEKKNQQHAIRDWLRQIQSICSDAEDVLDGFELQDKRKQVVEASGSTSMKVRHFFSSSNPFAFRFKMAQQIKDIRERLDKVASNGTKFGLTTINVSPGLVVQRREMTYPDVDASSVIGRESDREEIIKLLMQPHPQGDGVGDKSMCVIPIVGIGGLGKTTLAKLVFNDKRVDFHLKMWVCVSNAFDIKQIIINIINSISASAPTLTFSHQENINNLDMVQLVSRLRSKLSGQKFLLVLDDMWMDDRAKWIELKDLIKVGAPGSKVMVTTRSNSIASLMGTIPSYVLHGLSMDNSLALFVKSAFEEGEEEKFPNLVEIANEIVKKCLGVPLAVKTLGSSLYSKFDLTKWEFVRDSEIWNLEQKQDDILPALKLSYDQMPSYLRHCFAYFSLYPKGYSFGVNSMLKIWIALGLVESRNGSENLENIAREYIDEFHSRSFLLDYADQGQLFSFKLHDLVHDLALYVAKYECVLVQSHTRNIPNQVRHVSIVEKDSLDLALILTSKQVRTILFPIRGMGLDSASLLETWVSRYKFLRILDLSDSSIDIIPDSIAKLEHLRTLDLSNNSKIKRLPNSICRLQNLQVLLLSGCMELKTLPKGLGNLVSLRKLSITTKQYVLSQNEFASFNYLQTLDFYCCENLKILFDGAHQLTFLETLIVQSCGSLESLPLYCFPKLQTLYLRDCKMLDMSLNNENPIQKLKMKHLYLGEFPRLLTLPRWIVGAADTLETLLIDNFPNLKMLPECLTTMTHLKMLGIRLCTQLLTLPIDIHSLTALEELLIYGCHELGIKCQPQIGEYWSMIAHIKHISIDNHFEG from the exons ATGGCTGAATTGTTTGTCTTTGATGTTGCTGATTCACTGCTTGGGAAGCTTGCTTCATATGCTTACGAAGAAGCTTCTCGAGCCTATGGTGTGTATGAAGATCTACAAGAGTTCAAAGATACTTTGTCAATAGTTAGAGGTTTGTTGTTAGACGCAGAGGAGAAGAAGAACCAACAACATGCCATCCGTGACTGGCTAAGGCAGATTCAAAGCATCTGCTCCGATGCTGAAGATGTATTAGATGGATTTGAGTTACAAGACAAACGGAAGCAAGTTGTGGAAGCTTCTGGCAGCACAAGTATGAAGGTACGCCACTTCTTTTCATCCTCTAATCCATTCGCTTTCCGTTTTAAGATGGCACAACAAATCAAAGATATTAGGGAAAGATTGGATAAGGTAGCATCTAATGGGACCAAGTTTGGACTTACAACCATCAACGTTAGTCCAGGACTTGTTGTCCAAAGGAGAGAAATGACTTATCCCGATGTTGATGCTTCAAGTGTCATAGGAAGAGAGAGTGACAGGGAAGAAATTATCAAGCTGTTGATGCAACCACATCCTCAAGGTGATGGTGTTGGTGATAAAAGTATGTGTGTTATTCCCATTGTGGGAATTGGAGGGTTGGGGAAAACCACACTTGCAAAGTTGGTGTTCAATGACAAGAGGGTGGATTTCCATTTGAAGATGTGGGTGTGTGTCTCCAATGCTTTTGACATCAAGCAGATAATTATTAATATCATAAACTCTATTTCTGCTTCAGCCCCAACTCTTACTTTTTCTCACCAAGAAAACATTAACAACTTAGATATGGTGCAGCTTGTAAGTCGTCTGAGATCTAAACTTTCTGGTCAGAAGTTTTTACTCGTGTTAGATGACATGTGGATGGATGATCGTGCAAAATGGATTGagttgaaagatttgataaaAGTTGGGGCACCGGGAAGCAAAGTTATGGTGACAACACGTAGCAATTCAATTGCTTCACTGATGGGCACTATTCCCTCGTATGTTTTACATGGTCTTTCTATGGATAATAGTTTGGCTTTGTTCGTTAAATCAGCATTTGAGGAAGGCGAAGAAGAAAAATTTCCTAATCTAGTGGAGATTGCAAACGAAATTGTGAAAAAATGTCTAGGAGTTCCACTAGCTGTGAAAACATTAGGAAGTTCTCTatattcaaaatttgatttaactAAGTGGGAATTCGTAAGAGATTCAGAAATATGGAATTTAGAACAAAAGCAAGATGATATTTTACCTGCACTAAAATTAAGCTATGATCAAATGCCATCCTATTTGAGACACTGTTTTGCTTATTTTTCCCTATATCCCAAAGGTTATAGCTTCGGTGTGAATAGTATGCTTAAAATTTGGATAGCCCTAGGATTAGTGGAATCCCGTAATGGAAGTGAAAATCTGGAGAATATTGCTAGAGAATATATAGATGAATTCCATTCAAGGTCATTTCTTCTAGATTACGCGGATCAAGGCCAGCTTTTCAGTTTCAAATTACATGATTTGGTGCATGATCTTGCATTGTATGTTGCAAAGTATGAGTGTGTTCTAGTACAGTCCCATACTCGAAATATACCCAACCAAGTGAGGCATGTGTCAATTGTTGAAAAGGATTCACTTGATCTTGCTCTGATTTTAACGTCCAAACAAGTAAGAACTATATTGTTTCCCATTCGTGGAATGGGTCTTGACAGTGCTTCTCTTTTGGAAACATGGGTATCAAGATACAAATTCTTACGGATTTTAGATTTAAGTGATTCTTCGATAGATATTATACCTGATTCAATTGCTAAATTAGAGCACCTGCGCACTCTCGATCTATCTAATAACAGCAAAATCAAAAGACTTCCCAATTCTATTTGCAGGCTCCAAAATTTGCAAGTCTTGTTACTTTCTGGATGTATGGAGCTTAAAACACTACCTAAAGGATTAGGGAACCTGGTCAGCCTTCGAAAACTGTCTATAACGACAAAACAATATGTTCTTTCACAAAATGAATTTGCAAGCTTCAACTATCTTCAAACTTTGGATTTTTATTGttgtgaaaatttgaaaattttgttcGATGGGGCACACCAACTCACTTTCCTTGAAACATTGATTGTTCAATCATGTGGAAGCTTGGAGTCCTTACCTCTTTATTGTTTCCCTAAATTACAGACTTTGTACCTTAGAGACTGTAAGATGTTAGATATGTCGTTGAACAACGAAAATCCAATTCAAAAATTGAAGATGAAACATCTGTATCTTGGTGAATTTCCAAGGCTTCTGACATTGCCGAGATGGATCGTAGGTGCTGCAGACACGTTAGAGACCTTGTTAATTGATAACTTTCCTAATCTTAAGATGCTTCCTGAGTGTCTCACAACAATGACTCATCTTAAGATGCTTGGTATCCGTCTCTGTACTCAATTGTTAACTCTTCCAATTGACATTCATAGCCTCACTGCACTTGAAGAATTGCTCATATATGGTTGTCATGAATTGGGCATAAAATGTCAGCCTCAAATTGGTGAATACTGGTCCATGATTGCTCACATCAAGCACATATCCATTGATAACCACTTTGAAG GATAA